From Fundulus heteroclitus isolate FHET01 unplaced genomic scaffold, MU-UCD_Fhet_4.1 scaffold_42, whole genome shotgun sequence, one genomic window encodes:
- the LOC118560327 gene encoding tripartite motif-containing protein 16-like, whose amino-acid sequence MEQNQLDRETFSCSICLGLLKDPVTIPCGHSYCMKCIKNFWDEEDQKGIHSCPQCRETFTPRPVLKKNTMLAALVEQLKKTGLQAAPADLCYAGPEDVACDFCSRRKLKAIKSCLFCLASFCKKHLQPHYDSAAFKKHKLVKPSKNLQENICSRHDEVMKMFCRTDQKCICYLCPEDEHKGHDTVSAAAERTERQRELEVRRENIQQGIQDREKDVKLLQQELEAIKHSADKTVEDSEKIFTQLIRLIQKRSSDVKQQIRSQQETEGSRVKELQEKLEQEITELKRKDAELKQLSDTEDHNQFLHNYPSLSALSESTHSSSIKIRPLSYFEDVTAAVSELRDQLQDILRDAWTNISLSLTDVDVLLPEPEPKSRAGFLRYSCKITLDPNTAYSYLLLSEGNRKQHLDLHLRSWFLQSRSVPGSQSRYSVLLQRL is encoded by the exons atggagcagaaccagctggaccgagaaaccttctcctgttcgatctgtctgggtctactgaaggatccggtgactattccctgtggacacagctactgtatgaagtgtattaaaaacttctgggatgaagaggatcagaaaggaatccacagctgccctcagtgcagggAGACCTTCACACCGAGGCCtgttctgaagaaaaacaccatgttagcagctttagtggagcagctgaagaagactggactccaagctgctcctgctgatctctgctatgctggacctgaagatgtggcctgtgatttctgctctagaagaaaactaaaagccatcaagtcctgtttattttgtctggcctctttctgtaagaaacaccttcagcctcattatgattcagctgcatttaagaaacacaagctggtgaagccctccaagaacctccaggagaacatctgctctcgtcatgatgaagtgatgaagatgttctgtcgtactgatcagaagtgtatctgttatctctgccctgaggatgaacataaaggccacgacacagtgtcagctgcagcagaaaggactgagaggcagagagagctggaggtgagacgagaaaacatccagcagggaatccaggacagagagaaagatgtgaagctgcttcaacaggagctggaggccatcaagcactctgctgataaaacagtggaggacagtgagaagatcttcactcagctgatccgtctcatccagaaaagaagctccgatgtgaagcagcagatcagatcccagcaggaaactgaagggagtcgagtcaaagagcttcaggagaagctggagcaggagatcactgagctgaagaggaaagacgctgagctgaagcagctctcagacacagaggatcacaaccagtttctccacaactacccctcactgtcagcactcagtgagtctacacactcatccagcatcaagatccgtcctctgagctactttgaggatgtgacagcagctgtgtcagagctcagagatcaacTACAGGATATCCTGAGAGACGCATGGACAAACATTTCACTGAGCCTCACTGATGTGGATGTTTTActgccagaaccagaaccgaagagcagagctggattctTGAGATATTCATGTAAAATCACACTTGATCCAAACACAGCATACAGTTATCTGTTACTATCAGAGgggaacagga AACAACATCTGGACCTCCATCTCaggtcctggttcctccagagtaggagtgtacctggatcacagagcaggtattctgtccttctacagcgtctctga